In Epinephelus fuscoguttatus linkage group LG15, E.fuscoguttatus.final_Chr_v1, a genomic segment contains:
- the tmub1 gene encoding transmembrane and ubiquitin-like domain-containing protein 1: MRLVLTFALCPFRTYFAGQEQQVRLIYQGQLLQDDAQTLASLNLVHNCVLHCHISQHAGRGAAGGARPADQVQVALNVGSLMVPLLVLMLSVLWYCQIQYRQFFTAPATASLVGVTIFLSLVAFGVYRR; encoded by the coding sequence ATGAGGCTGGTTCTGACCTTTGCCCTCTGCCCTTTCAGGACCTACTTTGCGGGTCAGGAGCAGCAGGTCCGGTTGATCTATCAAGGTCAACTGCTGCAAGATGACGCTCAGACTCTGGCCTCTCTGAACCTTGTCCATAACTGCGTCCTGCACTGTCACATCTCTCAGCACGCCGGCCGCGGGGCCGCAGGGGGGGCGCGGCCCGCTGACCAGGTGCAGGTGGCTTTGAACGTGGGCAGCCTGATGGTCCCCCTGCTGGTCCTCATGCTGTCAGTCCTGTGGTACTGTCAGATCCAGTATCGGCAGTTTTTCACCGCCCCGGCCACTGCCTCGCTGGTCGGTGTCACCATCTTCCTCAGCTTGGTGGCCTTCGGAGTCTACCGCCGCTag